The Deltaproteobacteria bacterium genome contains the following window.
AGGGGGGTCAACGCCCGGTATCCCGCCTGCCTCAACCGGAAGTTGATCATCTCCTTTGTTTCGGTGAGGTCGAACGGATTGAGCATGTACTTGAGGGCGATCCGGTCCCAGAAATTTTTGATGCCGGAGATTTTGGGGAGAAGCTCCAGCTGGGACATCAGAATCAACTGCACCAGCTTGTACTCGTTCGTTTCAAAGTTCAAAAGGGTTCGCAGGATTTCCAGCGACGAGGCATCGAGCTTTTGGGCCTCGTCAACAAGAATGATGACCGTCTTCTTTTCCTTCAGATTGATTTCGAGAAGCCTTTTTTCGATGGCGTCAAGGTAGTCGGCGGAGGAAAGCCCCTCCGAGGAGACCTGTGGATAAAAGAGATCGGCCAGCCTCGCCAGAAAATCCCCCTCGGACTGGAAGATAGGGTTGAGGATGATGTGAAACTCAAAGCCGGCATCGGCCGAGATGATCTGATAGAGTCTGCGGGAAAGGGTGGTCTTGCCGGTGCCGACATCGCCCAAAATAAGGCTTAAACCCCTCTTCAGCCGGAGGGCGATAAGCAGGCGATAGAGCGCCGCCTTGTGGTCTTTGGCCTGGTAGAAAAGGGACGGATCGGGGCTCGTGGAAAAGGGTTCGCGATCGAGATTCAGAAGCTTGTAATAACTCACTGACACTTCCCCCCTCCATTCTCTAGCACATTGTCCACAGAAAGGACAAGATTAATTGCAATTTTGAGGCAAATTTTTTTCGTTCAGCACGACTCGTCGGGCGTCGGGCAGGCGCTTGTGGTGGTAATGCAGACAATCTGAACGCCGACTTCCAAATGGGTTGTGAGCACCGGCGTTTCGCTCTCGTCGCTCGAACGGATGGTAAAAACAAATCCCCGCGGGTCGCCGACAAAAGCGGATTTCAGATCTGCCGTCGATGTGATCTGGTTTCCATCCTCGCCGAAGACCTCCAGATTCTCGAGGCCGAAATCGTCAATCTCCAGCTCCTCGCCGACGGCGGCCCAGGTATTGTTGATGTCCTCCCCAGAAATCTCGATCCGCAGGCGGACCTGGTAGTTGGTGGAGTTCCCCGCCAGGCAAAAATCGACGCGGTAGGTTCCGGCGCGGGGGAAGCCATCCTCCGAGCCTCCCGACTCAAAACCGAAGGCGGCCCGGCACATGCCGGGATAATAGTTTGCCGATGCCGGAAAGGATGTCAGCTCTTCCTCCATGCTGTTGCAGGCGTAGATGTCGGCCCCTTCCAACGGATCCCAGCCGGTCTGGTCGGCGTCCAGCGAATTGTCCTCCTCGGCCAGCCCGCAGACCGCGGGGATATTGTCGTCGTTTACGTATTCCTTGTGGACATGCAGAACCTCGGTGGCGTCGGTTAACGCCTGAAGAAAGGCGTCGTCGGTGGGAAGGACATTCCGTTCCAGGCAGGGAAAGGCGTCGGGAAAATCCCCGTCGCTTAAAGTCGGCTGTTCCTCCGATGGATCGGTCACGATTTCCCCGGCGACTTCTTCGGAAAACAGGCCGCAACCGGCGGGGAGAGCGGAAAAAAAGACAAGGAAAAGAAAACATTGCAGTTTTTTCAAGAAAACCCCCTCCCACCTAAACCCGGCGGACCCCATTATACAGGGAAATTATACAGAAAAACGGGATAAATTCAATCTGGTTAAACCCAGTTTTTGACTTTAAGATCGGCAATGCGCGAAAATTCCCTTGTGTTGTTGGTAACCAGAGTTGCGTCAAGGCTGATGGCATGGGCGGCGATCAGCATGTCGTAGGAACCGATCACCCTCCCTTTTCTCTCCAAAACGGTCCTGATTTTTCCAAAAACGGCGGCGGCCTTTTCGTCAAAAGGCGCCAATTCGAGAGGAAGCAGAAATTCAGCCAATGCCTGCCTGTTCTTATCGGGAAATTGGCTTTTTTCGACCCCGTAATGGAGTTCGGCTGTCGTAATGGAGGAAACACCGACATCCCCCGGTTTAAGCGCCCTGAATCGGGCCAAGACCGACGGGGGTTTTTTCTTGATCAGATAAATGCAGATGTTCGTATCGAGCAGGAATTGCACTTTAGATTTGGGGCCCTTTCGGCCCGTTTGTTGCTACTCGCGTCGATATATTTCGGGCCTCAAATGGCCCCAAACCCCGCGCAAATCACCGGCAAAGCCGGATGATTTGCTTCATTTAGATTTTTTCCCGCGTTTGCGCCTTCGGCTGGGAACGCCGTTTCATGAAATCGGCGGAGAAATGATCAAGGCTCGAAAAAAAGGATTCCCAGGGGTTGTCCTTCGGCAGAAGGACGACGACATCGCCCATCTTTTTGACATAGATCTCCTTGTCTTTGAAGCGGCACTCCTTTGGAAGGCGGACGGCCTGGCTTTTTCCGTTCAGGAAAATTTTTGCGGTGTTCATGAAAGAGGCCCTCCTTTAGTATATATTTTTTAGTATATACTCTTTGAGGACGCCGGTCAACTCCCTCTTATTTTTCGTCATCAATCAACTCCCAGTCTTCGTCCCCCCGGTCGCCTGCGGCCCCGTTTTTGACGTCGGCCAGCGCCTCAACCCGCCGCCGGAGCGACGAAAGGCGGACCAAAACACTCTCACCTTGCCGTTTGATATCTTCGTTACCGCTGTTTAAAACTCCCATGATCCGAAGCCTTTGTTCAATTTCCCCGATATCCCTCTGAAAGCGGCCGGCGCTCTCCGGCGAAAGCGGCTCTTTTTCGTCCTCGCACACCTCCCGAAGTCTCTCAAAAAGATCCAGCTCATCTTCCAGTTCTCTTTCAACTTGCTTGAGGATATCGGCCTGCTTCATCACGATGATCTGCGCCTCCAGTTCATCCATCTCCCGCCGAATTGTCTCCATCTCGCCTTGAAGCGCCTTTGCCCCATCCGAAAATTGTTCGTGGGGATAGCGTTTGTCCAGGAGCAAATAGAATGAACCGAGTTCCTCTCTTATTTGCGCCAGGCGTTTGTGCAAAAGGTCCACATCCCCCTTCCAAAAGCTCTGTGGTCTCTGCAATTTTTTCATGCCCTGCGCAACATCAAGAACAAGTCCGGCCAATTTCTGTCTGATCCGTCCCAACCTCTCGGTAAATCGGTCAGGTGTCAGCGGCAAATCACTTGGATCCCACTTGAAATAGCCGGGC
Protein-coding sequences here:
- a CDS encoding AAA family ATPase gives rise to the protein MSYYKLLNLDREPFSTSPDPSLFYQAKDHKAALYRLLIALRLKRGLSLILGDVGTGKTTLSRRLYQIISADAGFEFHIILNPIFQSEGDFLARLADLFYPQVSSEGLSSADYLDAIEKRLLEINLKEKKTVIILVDEAQKLDASSLEILRTLLNFETNEYKLVQLILMSQLELLPKISGIKNFWDRIALKYMLNPFDLTETKEMINFRLRQAGYRALTPLFTEEAVELIYSHSDGYPRRITALCHNLLERLVMDNEPVVNGQIVQKVIADEIGILRAAGKAGATRKVSLPEMWETTA
- a CDS encoding type II toxin-antitoxin system VapC family toxin codes for the protein MQFLLDTNICIYLIKKKPPSVLARFRALKPGDVGVSSITTAELHYGVEKSQFPDKNRQALAEFLLPLELAPFDEKAAAVFGKIRTVLERKGRVIGSYDMLIAAHAISLDATLVTNNTREFSRIADLKVKNWV
- a CDS encoding antitoxin; the encoded protein is MNTAKIFLNGKSQAVRLPKECRFKDKEIYVKKMGDVVVLLPKDNPWESFFSSLDHFSADFMKRRSQPKAQTREKI